From Lysinibacillus sp. SGAir0095, the proteins below share one genomic window:
- the dnaA gene encoding chromosomal replication initiator protein DnaA codes for MEHLEELWKNVLAQVEQKISKPSFETWLKSTKLLSYKGSNVTIAAPNSFARDWLENHYVHLIAGILSELTGEDLLIKFVVQKDQDDDNLDLPVPVIQAKNDDEHAEISPGMLNPKYTFDTFVIGSGNRFAHAASLAVAEAPAKAYNPFFIYGGVGLGKTHLMHAIGHYVLEHNPNAKVVYLSSEKFTNEFINSIRDNKAVDFRNKYRNVDVLLIDDIQFLAGKESTQEEFFHTFNTLHTESKQIVISSDRPPKEIPTLEDRLRSRFEWGLITDITPPDLETRIAILRKKAKADGLNIPNEVMHYIANQIDTNIRELEGALIRVVAYSSLVNQDISTDLAAAALKDIIPNSKPRMITILDIQTAVGEHFNIKLEDFSAKRRTKSIAFPRQVAMYLSRELTDFSLPKIGDEFGGRDHTTVIHAHEKIVKLLKEDQLLQQDIKQIRSMLGK; via the coding sequence TTGGAACATTTAGAAGAATTATGGAAAAATGTCCTGGCACAAGTAGAACAAAAAATTTCAAAACCAAGCTTTGAGACGTGGTTAAAGTCAACGAAATTACTTTCTTATAAAGGTTCTAATGTTACAATCGCCGCGCCAAACTCATTTGCTCGTGATTGGCTTGAAAATCATTATGTTCATCTAATCGCGGGCATTTTATCTGAATTAACAGGTGAAGACTTGCTAATTAAATTTGTTGTTCAAAAGGATCAGGACGATGATAACCTTGATTTACCGGTCCCGGTAATCCAGGCAAAAAATGACGATGAACATGCAGAAATTTCACCAGGAATGTTAAATCCAAAGTATACGTTTGATACGTTTGTCATTGGATCTGGGAATCGTTTTGCTCATGCAGCATCTCTTGCAGTTGCAGAAGCTCCTGCAAAAGCCTATAACCCGTTCTTTATTTATGGTGGAGTAGGTTTGGGTAAAACCCATTTAATGCATGCAATTGGTCATTATGTGCTAGAGCATAATCCAAATGCAAAAGTCGTTTATTTATCATCTGAAAAGTTCACGAATGAATTTATTAATTCCATCCGTGATAACAAAGCAGTAGATTTCCGCAATAAATATCGCAATGTCGATGTTTTGCTAATTGATGATATTCAGTTTTTGGCTGGAAAAGAGTCTACTCAAGAAGAGTTTTTCCATACATTTAATACTTTGCATACAGAATCAAAACAAATTGTTATTTCGAGTGATCGACCGCCAAAGGAGATACCAACCTTAGAGGATCGTCTCCGTTCTCGCTTTGAATGGGGACTGATTACCGATATTACACCTCCTGATTTAGAAACACGTATCGCTATTCTTCGTAAAAAGGCTAAGGCAGACGGGCTTAATATACCTAACGAAGTAATGCATTATATTGCAAATCAAATTGATACAAACATTCGAGAATTAGAAGGAGCCTTAATTCGTGTAGTGGCTTATTCGTCTTTAGTGAATCAAGATATTTCTACTGACCTCGCTGCCGCTGCATTAAAAGACATTATCCCTAATTCAAAACCGCGAATGATTACAATTTTAGATATTCAAACAGCTGTTGGAGAGCATTTTAATATTAAATTGGAAGACTTCTCTGCAAAGAGACGTACTAAATCGATTGCATTCCCTAGACAGGTGGCCATGTATTTATCAAGAGAATTAACTGATTTTTCTTTGCCTAAAATAGGGGATGAATTTGGAGGGCGTGATCATACAACTGTAATTCATGCCCATGAAAAAATTGTAAAACTATTAAAAGAAGATCAACTACTTCAGCAAGATATTAAACAAATTCGTAGTATGCTAGGTAAATAA
- the dnaN gene encoding DNA polymerase III subunit beta yields the protein MKFDIMRDRLLDGLNNVMKAVSSKTTIPILTGIKIDVTNEGMTLTGSDADITIQTFIPVEENGDQLINITETGSIVLQARMFNEIVRKLPTNDVEIEVSNGLQTHIRSGKSEFHLIGSDASEYPLLPEVSADQQFAMPADLLKSIIRETVFAVATSESRPVLTGVNWQINDNELICIATDSHRLARRKTTLEQLPTDVKSVVIPGKSLNELNKILGESTNPVQIVITSQQVLFKADNVLFFSRLLEGNYPETSRLIPEEYKTNITINGKSLLQAIDRASLLAREDRNNVVRFETFDGNIVEISSNSPEIGKVEEQIQVETLEGENLKISFSAKYMMEALKAIDGQDVVIQFTGAMRPFILRSVHDDAILQLILPVRTY from the coding sequence ATGAAATTTGATATTATGCGAGATCGTTTACTAGACGGATTGAACAATGTCATGAAAGCCGTAAGTTCCAAAACAACAATTCCAATTTTAACGGGAATCAAAATTGATGTTACAAACGAGGGAATGACTTTAACTGGTAGTGATGCAGATATTACAATCCAAACATTCATTCCAGTTGAAGAAAACGGGGACCAATTAATCAATATTACTGAAACTGGTTCGATTGTGCTACAAGCTCGTATGTTTAACGAAATCGTCCGTAAATTACCAACAAATGATGTTGAAATTGAAGTTTCAAATGGATTACAAACGCATATTCGCTCAGGTAAATCTGAATTCCATCTTATAGGATCTGATGCATCAGAATATCCTTTATTACCAGAAGTATCTGCAGATCAACAATTTGCTATGCCAGCAGACCTTTTAAAATCAATTATTCGTGAAACGGTATTTGCAGTTGCAACTTCTGAAAGCCGTCCTGTTTTAACAGGTGTTAATTGGCAAATTAACGACAACGAACTAATTTGTATAGCTACAGATAGTCACCGCTTAGCAAGAAGAAAAACAACTCTTGAACAATTGCCAACAGATGTAAAATCAGTTGTCATACCTGGGAAGAGCTTAAATGAATTAAATAAAATTCTTGGTGAGTCAACAAATCCAGTTCAAATCGTAATTACAAGTCAACAAGTCTTATTTAAAGCAGATAATGTATTATTCTTCTCACGTCTTTTAGAAGGTAATTACCCGGAAACATCTCGTTTAATCCCTGAAGAATATAAAACAAATATTACGATTAACGGAAAATCCTTATTACAAGCAATTGACCGTGCTTCTTTATTAGCTCGTGAAGATCGTAATAATGTTGTTCGTTTTGAAACATTTGATGGCAATATTGTCGAAATTTCTTCAAACTCTCCAGAAATTGGAAAAGTAGAGGAACAAATTCAAGTTGAAACGCTTGAGGGGGAAAATTTAAAAATCTCATTCAGTGCGAAATACATGATGGAAGCATTAAAGGCAATTGATGGACAAGATGTAGTGATTCAATTCACAGGAGCAATGCGTCCATTCATTTTACGTTCTGTTCATGATGATGCAATTTTACAATTGATCTTACCTGTAAGAACGTATTAA
- the yaaA gene encoding S4 domain-containing protein YaaA yields MDELVIDTEFITLGQALKMTDAISSGGMSKWFLQENDVYVNGEVDQRRGRKLRHGDVINIPGCGRFVIVNKNGEN; encoded by the coding sequence TTGGATGAACTTGTAATCGATACAGAATTTATTACCCTTGGCCAAGCACTAAAAATGACGGATGCCATTAGTTCAGGCGGCATGTCTAAATGGTTTCTTCAAGAAAATGATGTCTATGTAAACGGTGAAGTTGATCAACGACGTGGACGCAAATTACGACATGGTGATGTCATAAATATTCCTGGTTGTGGAAGATTCGTCATCGTAAATAAGAACGGAGAAAATTAA
- the recF gene encoding DNA replication/repair protein RecF, protein MFIEHLKLTNYRNYETLKLDFSPKINVFIGENAQGKTNVMESIYVLAMAKSHRTSNDKELIRWDADYGKIDGVVKNRYGSIPMELSITKKGKKGKINHLEQTKLSNYIGQMNVVMFAPEDLNVVKGNPQIRRRFIDMEIGQISPVYLHDLLTFQKLLKQRNHLLKINQGKQQIDDVLFAIYTEQYIHSAVQIIRKRLQFIELLQEWAEKIHSGISRGLEKLTIKYRATTGLNPEWSEQEMATYLEKKLAEVKKRELERGVTLVGPHRDDLQFFVNDYDVQTYGSQGQQRTTALSLKLAEIELIKQETKEAPILLLDDVLSELDDYRQSHLLNTIQGEVQTFVTTTSVDGIHHETIQHAKMFHVKQGTIES, encoded by the coding sequence ATGTTCATCGAGCATTTAAAGCTTACAAATTATCGTAACTATGAAACATTAAAATTAGATTTTTCACCTAAGATTAATGTGTTTATCGGAGAAAATGCTCAAGGGAAAACAAATGTGATGGAATCGATCTATGTTTTAGCTATGGCCAAATCTCACCGAACAAGTAACGATAAAGAATTAATCCGTTGGGACGCAGACTATGGTAAAATAGATGGTGTTGTAAAAAATCGTTATGGCAGCATTCCTATGGAACTATCCATTACCAAAAAAGGTAAAAAAGGAAAAATAAACCATTTAGAACAAACGAAATTAAGTAATTATATAGGTCAAATGAACGTTGTCATGTTTGCACCAGAGGATTTAAATGTTGTAAAAGGAAATCCGCAAATAAGACGTCGTTTTATTGATATGGAGATCGGTCAAATCTCACCGGTCTATCTGCATGATTTACTTACATTTCAAAAATTATTAAAACAACGTAATCATTTGTTAAAGATTAATCAAGGAAAACAGCAAATCGATGATGTTTTATTTGCAATATATACTGAGCAATATATTCACTCAGCTGTCCAAATTATTCGTAAAAGACTTCAGTTTATTGAACTTTTACAAGAATGGGCTGAAAAAATCCATTCTGGTATCTCACGCGGTCTCGAAAAATTAACGATTAAATACCGTGCAACTACAGGGCTAAATCCTGAATGGTCTGAACAAGAAATGGCTACATATCTCGAAAAGAAACTCGCAGAAGTAAAAAAGAGAGAGCTTGAAAGGGGCGTAACATTAGTAGGCCCACATCGTGATGATTTACAATTTTTTGTAAATGACTATGATGTACAAACTTACGGCTCCCAAGGACAGCAACGTACAACAGCGTTGTCTTTGAAACTTGCTGAAATAGAGTTGATTAAGCAAGAAACAAAGGAAGCACCTATTCTGCTTTTAGATGATGTATTGTCTGAGTTGGATGATTATCGCCAATCACATTTATTAAATACCATTCAAGGTGAAGTGCAAACGTTTGTCACAACAACAAGTGTTGATGGGATTCATCATGAAACAATACAGCATGCTAAGATGTTTCACGTGAAACAGGGTACAATCGAAAGTTAA